The Vespula vulgaris chromosome 2, iyVesVulg1.1, whole genome shotgun sequence genome has a segment encoding these proteins:
- the LOC127072714 gene encoding cAMP-dependent protein kinase catalytic subunit beta-like yields the protein MFKLLSSKHIDNMGDQGRLEKLKEYNQILDELKIIFWKKWVEKKEQIGKLDDFERIRTIGTGAFGRVMLVKHKVTSIFYAMKILQKARIVKLAQVEHTYNEKKILQCVRFPFLVFMEFFFMDNTYLYLVLPYVNGGEMFTHLRKMGKFDESLARFYAAQVALALEYLHHCSLIYRDLKPENILIQDTGYIRVTDFGFCKMVEGRTWTLCGTPDYIAPEVILSKGYGQAADWWSFGVLLYEMNAGYPPFYANDPMKIYEKIVSGKYKHAQHFGADLRDIVKNTLQVDLSKRYGNLKNGTKDIKMHRWFQTTDWNQIYYQKIQPSFIPKCEHAGDASNFNIYNEEPLKVDIIDHHAKEFANF from the coding sequence ATGTTTAAATTACTGAGCAGTAAGCATATTGATAATATGGGAGATCAAGGACGTTTGGAGAAATTGAAAGAGTACAACCAAATATTGGacgaattgaaaattattttctggaAGAAATGggtagagaaaaaggaacagatAGGGAAACTCGATGATTTCGAGCGAATTCGAACTATCGGTACCGGTGCTTTTGGACGCGTCATGTTAGTTAAACACAAAGTCACTTCTATTTTCTATGCCATGAAAATACTTCAGAAAGCTAGGATCGTGAAGTTGGCACAGGTAGAGCATACATAcaatgagaagaaaatattgcaATGCGTTCGATTTCCCTTCCTCGTTTTTATGGAGTTTTTCTTCATGGATAATACCTATCTTTACCTAGTCCTGCCTTACGTTAATGGCGGTGAGATGTTTACGCATCTCAGAAAAATGGGAAAATTCGATGAATCTTTGGCACGATTTTACGCAGCCCAAGTTGCCCTGGCTTTAGAGTATCTTCATCACTGTAGTTTAATATATCGTGATTTGAAGccagaaaatatattgatcCAAGATACGGGCTACATTCGTGTCACCGATTTCGGTTTTTGTAAGATGGTCGAGGGTAGAACATGGACGCTATGTGGTACACCGGATTACATCGCACCAGAAGTGATCCTTTCAAAGGGTTACGGTCAAGCTGCCGATTGGTGGAGCTTCGGTGTGCTGTTATACGAAATGAATGCCGGATACCCGCCATTCTATGCAAACGATCCGATGAAGATTTACGAGAAGATTGTTTCTGGTAAATATAAGCATGCTCAACACTTTGGCGCGGATCTAAGAGACATCGTGAAGAACACGCTGCAGGTAGATCTCTCTAAAAGATAtggaaatttaaaaaacgGTACGAAGGACATAAAGATGCATCGGTGGTTTCAAACAACCGATTggaatcaaatttattatcagaAAATACAACCATCGTTCATACCAAAATGTGAACATGCCGGCGACGCGagtaatttcaatatttataacgaaGAACCTCTGAAGGTCGACATCATTGATCATCATGCTAAAGAATTTGCGAACTTCTGA